The following are encoded in a window of Cucurbita pepo subsp. pepo cultivar mu-cu-16 chromosome LG12, ASM280686v2, whole genome shotgun sequence genomic DNA:
- the LOC111807500 gene encoding uncharacterized protein LOC111807500 isoform X1, which produces MAENVVVAPCIKLQIGRTPFESKSSAPCSFSFKREQRESSCGSYKFTRISTWRRRALSGFRGSNLIVIPAPRKIFREHAYLRSLVNVDGTTASEVLFVDQLLLMTSIFLTYMAGVIPVPKSNQPGNIISNTNSASDNPTFSGSGMKTDDQINSKYALDVVKGKILDFLDAFERRKSVENEVLEFAESHAKQPLCLNAIGEGSRLRLLWASFQLIEEEVNNLSTATIQNMDDLSIIFSKFIQKSSQPVCMSWLKNELSMKNNDSSKAFLSLMSEKLKAEDNILPGIKKSGKEELYAELMHFLSFGPRSRDYCYYDYSLFVKHGISILEDLLITFADGIASMYLEFISVDSSFFDEVDNIGLALCTLSTRALQRLRNEVAMNQWFYQNIEAIVSMYEDRFDLCTLSSQQIELPGSRQANIDNWWMKHILRRRETLSSELRYVVIDSFAMPVKRTKELRALRGWRYYFSLLIELSDITMPMIRVVIDKISSGISFFLVCLIGRSLGLIYTGIRQSLRWK; this is translated from the exons AGAATCCTCTTGTGGGAGCTATAAGTTCACGAGGATCTCAACTTGGAGAAGGCGTGCGCTTAGTGGTTTTCGGGGCTCAAACTTAATTGTAATTCCTGCTCCCAGGAAGATCTTCAGAGAGCATGCTTACCTAAGGTCTTTGGTAAACGTTGATGGAACAACAGCCTCTGAGGTACTTTTTGTTGATCAATTGCTTCTGATGACCAGTATATTTCTAACATATATGGCTGGCGTAATACCCGTACCGAAGTCTAATCAACCTGGAAATATCATCTCTAATACCAATTCAGCCTCAGATAACCCAACATTTTCTGGTAG TGGCATGAAGACTGATGATCAAATTAATTCGAAGTATGCATTAGATGTAGTTAAAGGAAAGATATTGGATTTTCTAGATGCTTTTGAACGTAGGAAAAGTGTGGAAAACGAGGTACTCGAATTTGCAGAAAGTCATGCCAAGCAACCCCTATGCTTGAATGCCATTGGTGAGGGTTCAAGGTTAAggttgctttgggcttctttTCAACTAATTGAGGAAGAG GTCAACAATCTTTCCACTGCTACTATTCAGAACATGGATGATTTGtctataatattttctaaatttattcaaaaatcCTCTCAACCAGTATGCATGTCTTGGCTGAAAAACGAACTGTCGATGAAAAATAATGATTCTAGTAAG GCATTTCTTTCATTGATGTCTGAGAAGCTTAAAGCTGAAGACAACATTTTACCAGGAATTAAGAAGTCTGGCAAGGAAGAGTTGTATGCAGAATTGATGCACTTTCTTAGTTTTGGTCCTCGCAg caGGGATTATTGCTATTATGACTATAGCTTGTTTGTCAAGCATGGGATTTCAATATTAGAAGATTTGCTGATAACCTTTGCTGACGGGATTGCAAGTATGTATCTGGAATTTATTTCTGTTGACAGCAGTTTTTTTGATGAAGTGGATAATATTGGCTTGGCATTGTGTACCTTATCAACACGAGCACTCCAAAGATTGCGTAATGAG GTGGCCATGAACCAATGGTTTTATCAAAACATCGAGGCAATTGTATCGATGTATGAAGACCGATTTGATCTGTGTACACTTAGTAGTCAACAGATTGAGCTACCAGGCAGTAGACAGGCCAATATTGATAATTGGTGGATGAAACATATCCTCAGAAGAAGAGAAACATTGTCTTCTGAGTTGCGTTATGTTGTGATAGACTCCTTCGCCATGCCTGTAAAACGGACCAAGGAGTTGAGAGCTTTAAGGGGATG GAGGTATTACTTCAGCCTGTTGATTGAATTATCGGACATTACAATGCCAATGATAAGAGTAGTAATCGATAAAATCAGTAGCGGAATATCGTTCTTTCTAGTCTGCCTGATTGGAAGATCTTTAGGGCTCATCTACACAGGAATCAGGCAGTCACTAAGGTGGAAATGA
- the LOC111807500 gene encoding uncharacterized protein LOC111807500 isoform X2, which produces MAENVVVAPCIKLQIGRTPFESKSSAPCSFSFKREQRESSCGSYKFTRISTWRRRALSGFRGSNLIVIPAPRKIFREHAYLRSLVNVDGTTASEVLFVDQLLLMTSIFLTYMAGVIPVPKSNQPGNIISNTNSASDNPTFSGSGMKTDDQINSKYALDVVKGKILDFLDAFERRKSVENEVLEFAESHAKQPLCLNAIGEGSRLRLLWASFQLIEEEVNNLSTATIQNMDDLSIIFSKFIQKSSQPVCMSWLKNELSMKNNDSSKAFLSLMSEKLKAEDNILPGIKKSGKEELYAELMHFLSFGPRRDYCYYDYSLFVKHGISILEDLLITFADGIASMYLEFISVDSSFFDEVDNIGLALCTLSTRALQRLRNEVAMNQWFYQNIEAIVSMYEDRFDLCTLSSQQIELPGSRQANIDNWWMKHILRRRETLSSELRYVVIDSFAMPVKRTKELRALRGWRYYFSLLIELSDITMPMIRVVIDKISSGISFFLVCLIGRSLGLIYTGIRQSLRWK; this is translated from the exons AGAATCCTCTTGTGGGAGCTATAAGTTCACGAGGATCTCAACTTGGAGAAGGCGTGCGCTTAGTGGTTTTCGGGGCTCAAACTTAATTGTAATTCCTGCTCCCAGGAAGATCTTCAGAGAGCATGCTTACCTAAGGTCTTTGGTAAACGTTGATGGAACAACAGCCTCTGAGGTACTTTTTGTTGATCAATTGCTTCTGATGACCAGTATATTTCTAACATATATGGCTGGCGTAATACCCGTACCGAAGTCTAATCAACCTGGAAATATCATCTCTAATACCAATTCAGCCTCAGATAACCCAACATTTTCTGGTAG TGGCATGAAGACTGATGATCAAATTAATTCGAAGTATGCATTAGATGTAGTTAAAGGAAAGATATTGGATTTTCTAGATGCTTTTGAACGTAGGAAAAGTGTGGAAAACGAGGTACTCGAATTTGCAGAAAGTCATGCCAAGCAACCCCTATGCTTGAATGCCATTGGTGAGGGTTCAAGGTTAAggttgctttgggcttctttTCAACTAATTGAGGAAGAG GTCAACAATCTTTCCACTGCTACTATTCAGAACATGGATGATTTGtctataatattttctaaatttattcaaaaatcCTCTCAACCAGTATGCATGTCTTGGCTGAAAAACGAACTGTCGATGAAAAATAATGATTCTAGTAAG GCATTTCTTTCATTGATGTCTGAGAAGCTTAAAGCTGAAGACAACATTTTACCAGGAATTAAGAAGTCTGGCAAGGAAGAGTTGTATGCAGAATTGATGCACTTTCTTAGTTTTGGTCCTCGCAg GGATTATTGCTATTATGACTATAGCTTGTTTGTCAAGCATGGGATTTCAATATTAGAAGATTTGCTGATAACCTTTGCTGACGGGATTGCAAGTATGTATCTGGAATTTATTTCTGTTGACAGCAGTTTTTTTGATGAAGTGGATAATATTGGCTTGGCATTGTGTACCTTATCAACACGAGCACTCCAAAGATTGCGTAATGAG GTGGCCATGAACCAATGGTTTTATCAAAACATCGAGGCAATTGTATCGATGTATGAAGACCGATTTGATCTGTGTACACTTAGTAGTCAACAGATTGAGCTACCAGGCAGTAGACAGGCCAATATTGATAATTGGTGGATGAAACATATCCTCAGAAGAAGAGAAACATTGTCTTCTGAGTTGCGTTATGTTGTGATAGACTCCTTCGCCATGCCTGTAAAACGGACCAAGGAGTTGAGAGCTTTAAGGGGATG GAGGTATTACTTCAGCCTGTTGATTGAATTATCGGACATTACAATGCCAATGATAAGAGTAGTAATCGATAAAATCAGTAGCGGAATATCGTTCTTTCTAGTCTGCCTGATTGGAAGATCTTTAGGGCTCATCTACACAGGAATCAGGCAGTCACTAAGGTGGAAATGA
- the LOC111807500 gene encoding uncharacterized protein LOC111807500 isoform X3: protein MEQQPLSGMKTDDQINSKYALDVVKGKILDFLDAFERRKSVENEVLEFAESHAKQPLCLNAIGEGSRLRLLWASFQLIEEEVNNLSTATIQNMDDLSIIFSKFIQKSSQPVCMSWLKNELSMKNNDSSKAFLSLMSEKLKAEDNILPGIKKSGKEELYAELMHFLSFGPRSRDYCYYDYSLFVKHGISILEDLLITFADGIASMYLEFISVDSSFFDEVDNIGLALCTLSTRALQRLRNEVAMNQWFYQNIEAIVSMYEDRFDLCTLSSQQIELPGSRQANIDNWWMKHILRRRETLSSELRYVVIDSFAMPVKRTKELRALRGWRYYFSLLIELSDITMPMIRVVIDKISSGISFFLVCLIGRSLGLIYTGIRQSLRWK from the exons ATGGAACAACAGCCTCTGAG TGGCATGAAGACTGATGATCAAATTAATTCGAAGTATGCATTAGATGTAGTTAAAGGAAAGATATTGGATTTTCTAGATGCTTTTGAACGTAGGAAAAGTGTGGAAAACGAGGTACTCGAATTTGCAGAAAGTCATGCCAAGCAACCCCTATGCTTGAATGCCATTGGTGAGGGTTCAAGGTTAAggttgctttgggcttctttTCAACTAATTGAGGAAGAG GTCAACAATCTTTCCACTGCTACTATTCAGAACATGGATGATTTGtctataatattttctaaatttattcaaaaatcCTCTCAACCAGTATGCATGTCTTGGCTGAAAAACGAACTGTCGATGAAAAATAATGATTCTAGTAAG GCATTTCTTTCATTGATGTCTGAGAAGCTTAAAGCTGAAGACAACATTTTACCAGGAATTAAGAAGTCTGGCAAGGAAGAGTTGTATGCAGAATTGATGCACTTTCTTAGTTTTGGTCCTCGCAg caGGGATTATTGCTATTATGACTATAGCTTGTTTGTCAAGCATGGGATTTCAATATTAGAAGATTTGCTGATAACCTTTGCTGACGGGATTGCAAGTATGTATCTGGAATTTATTTCTGTTGACAGCAGTTTTTTTGATGAAGTGGATAATATTGGCTTGGCATTGTGTACCTTATCAACACGAGCACTCCAAAGATTGCGTAATGAG GTGGCCATGAACCAATGGTTTTATCAAAACATCGAGGCAATTGTATCGATGTATGAAGACCGATTTGATCTGTGTACACTTAGTAGTCAACAGATTGAGCTACCAGGCAGTAGACAGGCCAATATTGATAATTGGTGGATGAAACATATCCTCAGAAGAAGAGAAACATTGTCTTCTGAGTTGCGTTATGTTGTGATAGACTCCTTCGCCATGCCTGTAAAACGGACCAAGGAGTTGAGAGCTTTAAGGGGATG GAGGTATTACTTCAGCCTGTTGATTGAATTATCGGACATTACAATGCCAATGATAAGAGTAGTAATCGATAAAATCAGTAGCGGAATATCGTTCTTTCTAGTCTGCCTGATTGGAAGATCTTTAGGGCTCATCTACACAGGAATCAGGCAGTCACTAAGGTGGAAATGA
- the LOC111806561 gene encoding 3-methyl-2-oxobutanoate hydroxymethyltransferase 2, mitochondrial-like: MALFNLVTKAAVRSTSQSLLNTLRCMSNVPENTVYGGPTSNTPNQRVTLTNLKQKYKKGEPITMVTAYDYPSGVHLDMAGIDIALVGDSASMVVHGHDTTLPITLDEMLVHCRSVARGARRPLLIGDLPFGTYESSSVQAVDTAVRVLKEGGMDAIKLEGGAHSRITAARAIVEAGIAVMGHVGLTPQAISVLGGFRPQGKNIASAVKVVETAISLQEAGCFAVVLECVPPEVAAAATAALRIPTIGIGAGPFCSGQVLVYHDLLGMLQHPHHAKVTPKFCKQFAQIGDVINKALSDYKEEVSNGSFPGPLHSPYKISDDDYNGFLKELRSMGLDGAASAAAAKANR, translated from the exons ATGGCGCTCTTCAACCTCGTCACCAAGGCCGCAGTTCGTTCCACATCGCAATCGCTGCTCAACACGCTTCGTTGCATGAGCAATGTCCCTGAAAACACGGTCTACGGCGGCCCGACATCGAACACTCCAAACCAGAGAGTCACTCTCACCAATCTGAAACAAAAGTACAAGAAAGGCGAACCGATCACCATGGTCACTGCTTACGATTACCCCTCCGGTGTCCATTTGGATATGGCCGGCATTGATATCGCTTTGGTTGGCGATTCGGCTTCCATGGTTGTACACGGCCACGACACCACGTTGCCTATTACCTTGGATGAAATGCTTGTTCATTGCAGGTCTGTGGCTCGTGGGGCTAGGAGGCCGCTTTTGATCGGCGACTTGCCCTTTGGTACCTACGAATCCAGCTCCGTTCAG GCTGTTGATACGGCAGTACGAGTTTTGAAGGAAGGGGGAATGGATGCAATAAAATTGGAAGGGGGTGCACATTCTAGAATAACAGCAGCAAGAGCTATAGTCGAAGCAGGAATTGCGGTAATGGGGCACGTTGGGCTTACTCCACAAGCCATTAGTGTTCTTGGAGGATTTAGACCTCAAGGGAAGAACATCGCCAGTGCTGTTAAG GTGGTGGAAACTGCAATCTCTCTACAAGAAGCTGGGTGTTTCGCCGTCGTCCTAGAATGTGTTCCTCCAGAAGTTGCAGCTGCTGCTACAGCTGCTCTCCGCATTCCCACCATAGGCATTGGAGCAGGGCCTTTCTGTAGTGGACAA GTGTTAGTTTACCATGATCTACTCGGCATGCTTCAACACCCGCATCATGCTAAG GTGACCCCGAAATTCTGTAAGCAATTTGCACAAATTGGAGATGTCATCAACAAAGCTTTATCAGATTACAAGGAAGAGGTATCTAATGGTTCATTTCCCGGACCGCTCCATAGCCCATATAAGATCAGCGACGACGATTACAACGGTTTCTTGAAAGAGTTACGAAGTATGGGATTGGATGGGGCAGCATCTGCAGCTGCTGCTAAAGCCAACCGATGA
- the LOC111807070 gene encoding protein SDA1 homolog, whose product MNSTPERLSLPLLQSKMKCDPEGYECELVLLYNQFKSSMELFKQQASLHFTSVGGIGSDPSVAKDLSDRAMFLAHVTPFYSKHLVEFPKQLADLLNSSSKSLPSGLRCHIAQALILLMNRKMVDIEENLALFMELQTLGDRTLRKLAFSHVIHSIKRMNQKHKNEAKNRALQKILFALLQQEDEAKAKRSLITLCELHRRKVWFDERTANAICTACFHSSPRIMIAALSFLLDYEKIEDGEDDSDEESGEDDVSSQSPHVVLSKELVYKAHNKGTSSSKKKKKAKLQRVMRSMKRQQRVSSDRNNSYYSPLNHLKDAQGFAEKLFSRLHACHERFEVKMMMLKVIARTVGLHRLILLSFYPYLQKYVQPHQRDITSLLAAAVQACHDVVPPDAVEPLFKQIVNQFVHDRSRTEAIAVGLNVVREICLRMPLLMTEDLLQDLALYKKSHEKAISVAARSLIGLFREICPSLLVKKDRGRPTDPKAKPKAYGEVSVASDIPGIELLQDDDGVNSDDDDDDCETIATGSDDDLEQVVDSSDDGDNQIYSDSGTDDEDELTEDGSAPKVDSDEGTDDDENANDSSELELETDEEAEDSGDEPDAMSDEIVETGSVDARTTSRDSKLKKRKHSDFDQQFLTANSSLRALKKLASTVEGKSSEPTDGILSNEDFRRIKELKAKKDAKSALTQHGLLRNAPDAKSTAFKVPSTDELSTKRMDPSKLEVHIRRRMSKEEKLALVKAGREDRGKYQARAAVKQKKTGGLSNRQKEHKKAMPLAAKRSRVAKSRVDKRKKDQRSGKQFRGKKAWKQ is encoded by the exons ATGAATTCGACTCCTGAGAGGTTAAGCTTGCCGTTGCTGCAATCGAAGATGAAGTGTGATCCGGAAGGATACGAGTGTGAGTTGGTTCTGCTCTACAACCAATTTAAATCATCCATGGAGCTCTTTAAACAACAGGCATCTCTTCACTTCACCTCTGTTGGTGGCATTGGTAGCGACCCTTCAGTGGCTAAGGATCTTAGTGATAGGGCGATGTTTTTGGCTCATGTTACTCCGTTCTACTCGAAACATCTTGTTGAATTTCCTAAACAGTTAGCGGATTTGCTTAACTCATCTTCAAAGTCGCTGCCTTCAGGTTTAAGATGCCACATAGCGCAGGCTCTTATACTTCTTATGAATCGGAAG ATGGTTGATATTGAGGAAAATCTTGCGTTGTTCATGGAGTTACAGACCTTAGGTGACCGAACATTGAGAAAATTGGCATTTTCTCATGTAATTCACAGCATTAAAAGAATGAATCAAAAGCATAAAAATGAAGCAAAGAATCGAGCTCTCcagaaaattttgtttgcaCTACTGCAg CAAGAGGATGAAGCTAAGGCCAAGAGATCGCTTATAACTCTGTGTGAACTTCATCGAAGAAAGGTTTGGTTTGATGAAAGAACAGCAAATGCTATTTGTACTGCATGCTTTCATTCATCACCAAG GATTATGATTGCTGCTCTATCATTTCTTCTTGATTATGAGAAGATTGAAGATGGTGAGGATGATAGTGACGAGGAAAGCGGTGAAGATGATGTGTCTTCTCAATCGCCTCATGTTGTTCTTAGTAAGGAATTGGTTTATAAG GCACACAATAAAGGTACATCATCtagcaagaagaaaaaaaaggcaaaactGCAACGAGTCATGCGTAGTATGAAGAGGCAGCAACGTGTGTCATCAGACAGAAACAATTCATATTATTCTCCACTTAACCATTTGAAAGATGCACAG GGGTTTGCAGAAAAGCTGTTCTCTCGACTTCATGCTTGCCATGAACGATTTGAG GTTAAAATGATGATGTTGAAAGTTATTGCTAGAACGGTTGGGCTTCACCGCTTGATTTTGTTAAGCTTTTACCCTTACCTTCAGAAGTATGTTCAG CCTCATCAACGTGATATCACAAGTTTACTTGCAGCAGCTGTCCAGGCCTGTCATGATGTG GTTCCTCCTGATGCAGTTGAACCTTTGTTCAAGCAGATTGTGAATCAGTTTGTACATGATCGTTCACGAACAGAG GCTATTGCGGTTGGACTCAATGTAGTAAGGGAGATCTGTTTACGTATGCCTTTG TTAATGACCGAAGATTTGTTACAAGATCTTGCGTTGTATAAGAAATCACATGAGAAGGCAATTTCTGTAGCTGCACGATCACTTATTGGATTATTTAGAGAG ATTTGTCCATCCTTACTGGTTAAGAAGGATCGTGGGCGTCCTACCGATCCAAAGGCAAAACCTAAAGCTTATGGGGAAGTATCTGTTGCATCTGATATTCCTGGTATTGAGTTATTACAAGATGATGATGGCGTCAATAGtgatgacgacgacgatgaCTGTGAGACGATTGCAACTGGATCTGATGATGACCTGGAACAAGTGGTTGATTCTAGTGACGATGGTGATAATCAGATCTACAGTGACAGTGGGACTGATGACGAGGATGAATTGACAGAAGATGGTTCAGCACCTAAAGTTGATTCCGATGAAGGTACAGACGATGATGAAAATGCCAACGATTCTAGTGAGCTGGAATTGGAGACAGATGAGGAGGCTGAGGATAGTGGCGACGAACCAGATGCTATGTCAGATGAGATTGTTGAGACTGGTTCCGTAGATGCTCGAACTACTTCTAGAGATTCTAAgctgaagaaaagaaaacattctGATTTTGACCAACAATTTCTTACTGCCAATTCAAGTCTCCGAGCATTGAAGAAATTAGCAAGCACAGTTGAGGGAAAATCATCAGAACCAACCGATGGCATTCTTTCCAATGAAGATTTTCGAAGGATCAAGGAATTAAAG GCAAAGAAAGATGCAAAAAGTGCTTTGACTCAACATGGTTTGTTGAGAAATGCTCCAGATGCGAAGTCAACTGCATTTAAGGTTCCGAGTACCGATGAATTGAGTACAAAGCGAATGGATCCATCCAAACTCGAG GTTCATATTCGGAGAAGGATGAGCAAGGAGGAAAAATTAGCATTAGTTAAGGCTGGGAGAGAAGATAGAGGAAAGTACCAAGCACGTGCTGCTGTCAAACAAAAGAAG ACGGGAGGCTTAAGCAATCGACAGAAAGAACACAAGAAGGCCATGCCGTTAGCTGCAAAACGATCTAGAGTTGCAAAATCTCGAGTTGACAAGAGGAAGAAAGATCAACGTTCTGGCAAACAGTTTAGAGGGAAGAAAGCCTGGAAGCAGTAA